A genomic stretch from Setaria italica strain Yugu1 chromosome VII, Setaria_italica_v2.0, whole genome shotgun sequence includes:
- the LOC101780749 gene encoding subtilisin-like protease SBT1.3, which translates to MGSGSTRWRALPLCLALAVALQACLSACAPAPKTYIVQMAASEMPSSFDFHHEWYASTVKSVSSVQLEGEEDDPFARIVYNYETAFHGFAAKLDEDEAERMADADGVVAVLPDTVLQLHTTRSPDFLGISPEISNSIWSAGLADHDVVVGVLDTGIWPESPSFSDKGLGPVPAKWKGLCQTGRGFTTASCNRKVIGARIFYNGYEASSGPINETTELKSPRDQDGHGTHTAATAAGAPVPDANLFGYASGVARGMAPRARVAAYKVCWAGGCFSSDILAAVDRAVADGVDVLSISLGGGSSPYYRDSLAIASFGAMQMGVFVACSGGNAGPDPISLTNLSPWITTVGASTMDRDFPATVTLGNGANITGVSLYKGRQNLSSKEQYPLVYMGGNSSIPDPMSLCLEGTLKPHEVAGKIVICDRGISPRVQKGQVVKNAGGVGMILANTPANGEELVADSHLLPAVAVGESEGVAAKKYSKAAPKPTATLSFDGTKLGIRPSPVVAAFSSRGPNFLTLEILKPDVIAPGVNILAAWSGDASPSSLSTDRRRVGFNILSGTSMSCPHVAGVAALIKASHPDWSPAKIKSALMTTAYVHDNTYRSLKDAATGRASTPFDHGAGHIHPLRALNPGLVYDIGQDDYLEFLCVENLTPMQLRAFTKNSSRTCKHTFTSPGDLNYPAISAVFAEQPSAALTVRRTATNVGPPTSTYHVKVSEFKGANIVVEPSTLHFTSSNQKLTYKVTMTTKAAQKTPEFGALSWSDGVHIVRSPLILTWLPPM; encoded by the coding sequence ATGGGTTCCGGCAGCACGAGATGGAGGGCTCTGCCGCTGTGCCTAGCTCTTGCGGTGGCCCTGCAAGCATGCCTCTCGGCGTGCGCGCCGGCGCCCAAGACGTACATCGTCCAGATGGCGGCGTCTGAGATGCCGAGCTCGTTCGATTTCCACCACGAATGGTACGCCTCCACTGTGAAATCCGTGAGTTCTGTGCAGCTGGAAGGCGAGGAGGACGACCCGTTCGCGAGGATCGTCTACAACTACGAGACGGCGTTCCATGGCTTCGCGGCGAAGCTGGACGAGGACGAGGCCGAGCGGATGGCCGACGCGgacggcgtggtggccgtgctCCCGGATACGGTCTTGCAGCTGCACACCACCAGGAGCCCCGACTTCCTGGGCATCAGCCCGGAGATCAGCAACAGCATCTGGTCCGCCGGGCTCGccgaccacgacgtcgtcgtgGGCGTGCTCGACACTGGCATATGGCCCGAGAGCCCCAGCTTCAGCGACAAGGGGCTCGGCCCCGTGCCGGCCAAGTGGAAGGGCCTCTGCCAGACGGGGCGCGGCTTCACCACGGCCAGCTGCAACCGCAAGGTCATCGGCGCGCGCATCTTCTACAACGGCTACGAGGCCTCGTCTGGGCCCATCAACGAGACGACGGAGCTCAAGTCCCCGCGGGACCAGGACGGCCACGGCACGCACacggcggccaccgccgcgggcGCGCCCGTGCCGGACGCCAACCTCTTCGGCTACGCCAGCGGCGTCGCCCGAGGCATGGCGCCCCGTGCCCGCGTCGCGGCGTACAAGGTGTGCTGGGCGGGCGGCTGCTTCAGCTCCGACATCCTGGCGGCCGTCGACCGCGCCGTGGCGGACGGCGTCGACGTGCTCTCCATctcgctcggcggcggctcctccccCTACTACCGCGACAGCCTGGCCATCGCGTCGTTCGGCGCCATGCAGATGGGCGTGTTCGTCGCCTGCTCGGGCGGCAACGCCGGGCCGGACCCCATAAGCCTCACCAACCTGTCGCCCTGGATAACCACGGTGGGCGCGAGCACCATGGACCGAGACTTCCCGGCCACGGTGACGCTCGGCAATGGCGCGAACATCACCGGCGTTTCGCTCTACAAAGGCCGCCAAAATCTCTCATCCAAGGAGCAGTACCCGTTGGTGTACATGGGCGGCAACTCGAGCATCCCAGACCCCATGTCTCTGTGCCTGGAGGGGACACTGAAGCCGCACGAAGTCGCCGGAAAGATAGTGATATGCGACCGCGGCATTAGTCCTCGGGTGCAGAAGGGTCAAGTTGTCAAGAACGCCGGTGGCGTGGGCATGATACTCGCCAACACTCCGGCGAACGGCGAGGAGCTTGTCGCCGACAGCCACCTGCTGCCTGCAGTGGCCGTTGGGGAGTCCGAAGGCGTCGCCGCCAAGAAGTACAGCAAAGCTGCCCCAAAACCAACCGCGACGCTCAGCTTCGACGGGACAAAGCTCGGGATCCGCCCGTCGCCGGTGGTCGCCGCGTTCTCGTCCCGGGGACCCAACTTCCTGACCCTGGAGATCCTCAAGCCGGATGTCATCGCGCCCGGCGTGAACATCCTGGCGGCATGGAGCGGCGACGCCAGCCCGTCGAGCTTGTCCAccgaccgccgccgcgtcgggttCAACATCCTCTCCGGGACGTCCATGTCGTGCCCGCACGTCGCCGGCGTGGCCGCGCTGATCAAGGCCAGCCACCCGGACTGGAGCCCCGCGAAGATCAAGTCGGCGTTGATGACCACCGCCTACGTCCACGACAACACGTACCGGTCGCTGAAGGACGCGGCCACCGGCAGGGCGTCCACGCCGTTCGATCACGGGGCCGGGCACATACACCCGCTGCGCGCTCTCAACCCTGGCCTGGTCTACGACATCGGCCAGGACGACTACCTGGAGTTCCTCTGCGTGGAGAACCTGACGCCGATGCAGCTCAGGGCCTTCACCAAGAACTCGAGCAGGACATGCAAGCACACCTTCACCTCGCCGGGTGACCTGAACTACCCGGCCATCTCCGCTGTCTTCGCCGAGCAGCCGTCTGCGGCGCTGACGGTACGCCGCACCGCGACGAACGTCGGACCTCCGACTTCGACATACCATGTGAAGGTATCGGAGTTCAAAGGCGCCAACATTGTCGTCGAACCGAGCACCCTGCACTTCACAAGCTCGAACCAGAAGCTGACCTACAAGGTGACGATGACGACCAAGGCTGCGCAGAAGACGCCGGAGTTCGGGGCGCTGTCCTGGAGTGACGGCGTCCACATCGTCCGGAGCCCCCTCATCCTCACATGGCTGCCACCAATGTGA
- the LOC101781954 gene encoding cytochrome P450 704C1 has protein sequence MDSPPSQPALLALTLVLLLALYLARRRRAAGKNRKYPPVAGTVLHQLFNFGRLVEYQTELARRHRTFRMLTPTSNYIYTVEPGNIEYILKTNLANYGKGSALHELAEDLLGDGIFNVDGAKWRHQRKVASHEFSTRVLRDYSSAVFGDTAAELAGIVAAAARGAGERLDISDLLMRSTLDSIFKVGFGVSLGVLSGSSEEGVAFARAFDNASEQVLHRFLDPFWKAKRLLNFSSEAAMKRWLRTINAFIYAVIDRKIEQMGRDQQEFAKKEDILSRFLLERERDPGCFDNKYIRDIILNFVIAGRDTTAGTLSWFLYVLCRNQAIQDRIAEEVRAAATGGRDVGAQELVACLTEDAIGKMHYLHAALTETLRLYPAVPVDVKCCFSDDTLPDGYAVNKGDMVNYQPFPMGRMEFLWGADAEEFRPERWLDGDGVFVTESPFKFTAFQAGPRVCLGKEFAYRQMKIFVAVLLSMYRFEMWDADATVGYRAMLTLKMDRPLYVRASLRR, from the exons ATGGACTCGCCACCGAGCCAACCCGCGCTGCTCGCCCTGACCCTTGTCCTCCTCCTAGCGCTCTACctcgcgcgccggcgccgcgccgccggcaagAACCGGAAGTACCCGCCGGTGGCCGGCACCGTGCTCCACCAGCTGTTCAACTTCGGCCGCTTGGTGGAGTACCAGACCGAGCTCGCCCGGAGGCACCGCACCTTCCGTATGCTCACCCCGACCAGCAACTACATCTACACCGTCGAGCCCGGCAACATAGAGTACATCCTCAAGACTAACTTGGCCAACTACGGCAAGGGGAGCGCGCTGCACGAACTGGCCGAGGACCTCCTCGGCGACGGCATCTTCAACGTGGACGGCGCGAAGTGGCGGCACCAGCGGAAGGTCGCCAGCCACGAGTTCTCCACCCGGGTGCTGCGCGACTACAGCAGCGCCGTGTTCGGCGACACGGCCGCGGAGCTCGCGGGGatcgtggccgccgcggcgcggggcgccggGGAGAGGCTGGACATCTCGGACCTGCTGATGCGGTCGACGCTGGACTCCATCTTCAAGGTCGGGTTCGGTGTCAGCCTGGGGGTGCTGTCCGGGTCCAGCGAGGAGGGGGTGGCGTTCGCCAGGGCGTTCGACAACGCCAGCGAGCAGGTTCTACACCGCTTCTTGGACCCGTTCTGGAAGGCCAAGAGGCTCCTTAACTTCTCGTCGGAGGCGGCCATGAAGCGCTGGCTCCGCACCATCAATGCCTTCATCTACGCCGTCATCGACAGGAAGATCGAGCAGATGGGAAGAGACCAACAAGAATTC GCCAAGAAGGAGGACATCTTGTCGAGGTTTCTCCTGGAGAGGGAGCGAGATCCCGGCTGCTTCGACAACAAGTACATCCGGGACATCATCCTCAACTTCGTgatcgccggccgcgacacAACCGCGGGGACTCTGTCGTGGTTCCTCTACGTGCTCTGCAGGAACCAGGCCATCCAGGACAGGATCGCGGAGGAGgtacgcgccgccgccacgggcgGTCGCGACGTCGGCGCCCAGGAGCTCGTCGCGTGCCTGACCGAGGACGCCATCGGCAAGATGCACTACCTCCACGCGGCGCTGACGGAGACCCTCCGTCTCTACCCCGCCGTGCCCGTC GATGTGAAGTGCTGCTTCTCGGACGACACGTTGCCGGACGGCTACGCGGTCAACAAAGGGGACATGGTGAACTACCAGCCGTTCCCCATGGGCAGGATGGAGTTCCTGTGGGGCGCGGACGCCGAGGAGTTCAGGCCGGAGAGGTggctcgacggcgacggtgtCTTCGTCACCGAGAGCCCCTTCAAGTTCACGGCTTTCCAG GCGGGGCCTCGCGTCTGCCTGGGAAAGGAATTCGCGTACAGGCAGATGAAGATCTTCGTGGCCGTGCTTCTCTCCATGTACAGGTTTGAGATGTGGGATGCCGACGCCACCGTGGGTTACCGTGCTATGCTCACTCTCAAAATGGATCGCCCGCTGTATGTTCGTGCGTCGCTCCGACGATGA